Proteins found in one Ferrimicrobium sp. genomic segment:
- a CDS encoding RNA polymerase sigma factor, whose translation MSQFGVEDFPEILHRAQRGDEIAFRALYRAYHSNLLRFLRTRLAGDAEDVASEVWVTIVKGLPTFVGDEVAFRAWIFATARRRMIDLYRRQAVRPQVTTELDVEDQTLATSSAQLEIDEAVAALVEGLTEEQAEIVLLRVLGGLSAKEVGILVGKTEASVRVIQHRALVKIAESLEDKA comes from the coding sequence GTGAGTCAGTTTGGAGTTGAAGACTTTCCAGAGATTCTTCATCGGGCCCAACGTGGTGACGAGATCGCCTTCCGTGCTTTGTACCGTGCCTACCACTCCAACCTCCTGCGATTCTTGCGTACCCGGCTCGCTGGGGACGCGGAGGACGTTGCGTCAGAGGTGTGGGTAACCATTGTGAAAGGCCTACCGACGTTTGTCGGTGATGAAGTCGCCTTCCGTGCATGGATATTCGCAACAGCCCGGCGTCGAATGATTGATCTCTACCGGCGGCAGGCGGTGCGACCACAGGTAACCACCGAGTTAGACGTCGAGGATCAGACTTTGGCAACCTCGTCGGCCCAACTCGAGATTGATGAGGCGGTCGCTGCTCTGGTGGAGGGACTTACTGAGGAACAGGCGGAGATTGTGCTGTTGCGAGTCCTCGGTGGACTGAGTGCGAAGGAGGTCGGGATACTTGTCGGTAAGACAGAAGCCTCGGTACGTGTCATTCAACATCGGGCACTGGTCAAAATAGCCGAAAGTCTCGAGGATAAAGCGTAA
- the kdpA gene encoding potassium-transporting ATPase subunit KdpA gives MAFVIEIVLLVVVLGLIWRYLGSYLTAVFEGRVHFLDWIEKPLLCLLGIKPGAEQSWRRYLRSLLTFSFVSLIITYLLLVLQGHLPLNPQHLADVTPALAFNTAVSFLTNTNWQNYAGGTTMSYLSQMVALATQNFVSAAVGLAVAIAVIRGFARKRSNTLGNFWIDTIRGIFYVLLPISIVMTLVFVWQGSPQTLLGPIHIHDALNSFHQTILRGPVASQEVIKQLGTNGGGFFNANAAHPYENPTGLTNFLEIVLILCIPVALTYTFGKMVGNIKEGVAVLMVMVILFAGTFAFTLAAEKGGNPAIRAAGITGTRGNMVGKESRFGVDNSVLFNVTSTQTSTGSVDSSNDSYTPIGGLGMMAGMMYGEVSPGGIGSGMYTILIFAILTVFIAGLMVGRTPEYVRKKIQRTEIIWASIGVLVMPITVLVLTAITVAIPDGRAAVLNHGPHGFSEILYAFTSQANNNGSAFAGLSTNTAYFNITGAIAMLIGRFGVIVPVMALAGSLGAKEEVPVTAGTFLTATPMFTGLLVGIILLVGALNFFPAVALGPVAEAVLHGRFFS, from the coding sequence GTGGCGTTTGTTATCGAAATTGTCCTCCTTGTGGTAGTCCTTGGCCTCATCTGGAGATACCTTGGTTCCTACCTCACCGCCGTTTTCGAGGGGAGGGTTCACTTCCTCGACTGGATCGAGAAGCCTTTACTCTGTCTACTCGGTATTAAACCTGGAGCGGAGCAGAGTTGGCGCCGTTACCTGAGGTCATTGCTGACCTTCTCCTTCGTCTCACTCATCATCACGTATCTTCTGTTAGTACTCCAGGGACATTTACCATTGAATCCCCAGCATCTCGCCGATGTCACACCTGCCCTAGCTTTTAACACAGCAGTCTCATTCCTCACCAACACCAACTGGCAAAACTATGCCGGCGGTACGACGATGTCCTACCTTTCACAGATGGTGGCACTTGCGACCCAGAACTTCGTATCGGCCGCGGTGGGTCTCGCTGTGGCAATCGCGGTGATTCGCGGCTTCGCTCGCAAGCGCTCGAACACCCTCGGAAACTTCTGGATCGATACAATACGGGGTATTTTCTACGTACTTCTGCCTATCTCGATTGTGATGACACTCGTCTTTGTCTGGCAGGGTTCCCCGCAGACGCTCCTTGGCCCCATCCACATCCACGACGCCTTAAACAGCTTCCACCAAACGATCCTACGCGGACCGGTTGCATCCCAGGAGGTAATCAAGCAGCTCGGCACCAACGGTGGTGGCTTCTTCAATGCCAACGCGGCACACCCATATGAGAACCCGACCGGCTTAACTAATTTCCTTGAGATCGTCCTCATTCTCTGCATCCCAGTCGCGCTGACCTATACCTTCGGCAAAATGGTTGGCAACATCAAGGAAGGAGTCGCCGTCCTTATGGTGATGGTTATCCTCTTTGCCGGAACCTTTGCCTTCACCCTAGCTGCAGAAAAGGGTGGCAATCCTGCGATACGAGCAGCGGGTATCACTGGCACCCGTGGGAACATGGTTGGCAAGGAGTCACGCTTTGGCGTCGACAACTCTGTGCTCTTCAACGTAACCTCTACCCAAACCTCGACCGGCTCGGTTGATTCGTCCAATGACTCCTATACCCCGATCGGTGGACTCGGAATGATGGCAGGCATGATGTACGGAGAGGTCTCACCAGGCGGTATTGGAAGTGGGATGTACACCATACTCATCTTCGCAATCCTCACGGTCTTTATCGCTGGATTGATGGTGGGAAGAACCCCTGAGTATGTTCGAAAGAAAATCCAACGAACGGAGATAATTTGGGCTTCCATTGGAGTACTCGTCATGCCCATAACCGTTTTGGTTCTTACCGCCATTACGGTCGCTATTCCAGACGGACGAGCCGCTGTACTCAACCATGGACCTCATGGCTTCTCTGAGATCCTCTACGCCTTTACTTCGCAAGCTAATAACAATGGGTCAGCTTTCGCAGGACTCTCAACCAATACAGCCTATTTCAACATTACCGGGGCTATCGCCATGCTCATCGGCCGCTTTGGCGTCATTGTGCCGGTCATGGCGCTGGCGGGATCGCTTGGCGCCAAGGAGGAGGTGCCAGTTACTGCCGGCACCTTCTTAACCGCTACACCGATGTTCACTGGTCTACTCGTTGGTATCATCCTGCTGGTTGGAGCCCTCAACTTCTTCCCAGCGGTAGCTCTTGGTCCAGTCGCCGAAGCAGTTCTTCACGGGAGGTTCTTCTCATGA
- the kdpB gene encoding potassium-transporting ATPase subunit KdpB, translating into MTAGTRTKGVAGSKSLFDTEILSTAIKASFVKLDPRVQVRNPVMFVVYIGTIVTLVASIIHSSLFSWMVTVVLAFTVLFANFAEAMAEGRGKAQADTLRRTRTETEARRLKNDGDEELVAANQLLAGDLVVCEASDIIPSDGEIVEGVASVDESAITGESAPVIREAGGDRSSVTGGTQVLSDRIVIKITATPGNSFLDRMISLVEGADRKKTPNEVALSILLIALTVIFVPVVVSLEYFAHFAHTGIAIVTLVALLVCLIPTTIGALLSAIGIAGMDRMVQKNVLAMSGRAVEAAGDVSTLLLDKTGTITFGNRMASRFLPVGGTTAEEMARVARLASLADETPEGRSIVVLAKNEYGIRDNDATGYEFVPFSATTRMSGVDIGDSQIRKGATEAVKRWVLEQGGEVPIEIDNITKEVANAGSTPLVVAKDKQVLGVVELKDVVKPGIKERFAELRRMGIRTVMITGDNPLTAAAIASEAGVDDYLAEATPERKLELIKEEQEGGKLVAMTGDGTNDAPALAQADVGVAMNSGTVAAKEAGNMVDLDSSPTKLIEIVEVGKQLLITRGALTTFSIANDLAKYFAIIPALFITAYPQLKVLNVMGLHSPITAILSAVIFNALIIIVLIPLALRGVKFRPAAAGEIIRRNVFIYGVGGVILPFIGIKLIDIILTVTRLY; encoded by the coding sequence ATGACCGCAGGTACTCGCACAAAGGGGGTCGCAGGGTCTAAGTCGCTCTTTGACACCGAAATTCTCTCTACCGCCATCAAGGCCTCTTTTGTGAAACTTGACCCGCGGGTGCAGGTTCGCAATCCAGTGATGTTCGTCGTCTACATTGGCACCATCGTCACGCTTGTGGCCTCGATCATCCACTCGTCACTGTTCTCATGGATGGTTACTGTTGTGCTCGCCTTCACCGTTTTGTTCGCCAACTTTGCCGAGGCGATGGCCGAAGGGCGAGGGAAGGCTCAGGCTGACACCCTGCGAAGAACCCGTACCGAGACCGAGGCCCGTCGACTCAAGAACGACGGGGACGAAGAGCTTGTGGCGGCGAATCAACTCTTAGCCGGCGACCTTGTCGTCTGCGAGGCAAGCGACATCATCCCCTCCGATGGCGAAATCGTAGAGGGTGTTGCGTCGGTGGATGAGTCGGCGATCACCGGCGAATCCGCGCCGGTGATTCGCGAAGCAGGCGGTGATCGCTCCTCTGTCACCGGTGGAACTCAGGTGCTATCCGACCGGATTGTGATCAAGATCACCGCGACGCCGGGAAACTCGTTTCTCGATCGAATGATATCCCTTGTTGAGGGGGCCGACCGAAAGAAGACTCCGAACGAAGTCGCGCTCTCGATTCTGCTGATCGCCTTGACAGTGATCTTCGTCCCGGTCGTGGTGAGCCTCGAGTATTTTGCCCACTTTGCCCACACAGGAATTGCTATCGTCACACTCGTCGCACTACTGGTCTGCCTGATCCCGACCACCATCGGCGCACTCCTCTCCGCCATCGGCATCGCTGGAATGGATCGCATGGTTCAAAAGAATGTGCTCGCCATGTCAGGCAGAGCGGTCGAAGCAGCTGGCGATGTGTCGACGCTGCTACTCGACAAGACGGGAACCATCACTTTTGGCAACCGGATGGCGTCTCGGTTCCTCCCTGTTGGAGGCACCACTGCCGAGGAGATGGCACGAGTTGCTCGTCTTGCATCATTGGCAGATGAGACGCCAGAGGGTCGCTCGATCGTCGTCCTTGCCAAGAACGAGTACGGAATTCGCGACAACGACGCCACTGGCTACGAGTTTGTACCGTTTTCAGCCACGACCAGGATGTCAGGCGTCGACATCGGTGACAGCCAAATCCGAAAGGGGGCGACCGAGGCCGTCAAACGGTGGGTTCTCGAGCAAGGCGGTGAGGTGCCCATAGAGATCGACAACATCACCAAAGAGGTCGCGAATGCAGGCTCTACGCCACTCGTGGTTGCCAAAGACAAACAGGTGCTAGGGGTTGTTGAACTCAAAGACGTCGTCAAGCCCGGCATCAAGGAGCGATTTGCGGAGTTACGCCGAATGGGTATTCGTACCGTGATGATCACCGGTGATAACCCGCTGACCGCTGCTGCCATCGCCTCTGAGGCTGGGGTTGACGACTATCTCGCCGAGGCTACGCCGGAGCGAAAACTCGAGCTCATCAAAGAGGAACAGGAGGGTGGCAAGCTCGTTGCCATGACGGGAGACGGGACCAACGACGCCCCAGCGCTTGCCCAAGCCGATGTTGGTGTCGCGATGAACTCAGGTACCGTCGCCGCCAAGGAGGCTGGCAACATGGTGGATCTCGACTCCAGTCCAACCAAGCTGATCGAGATCGTCGAGGTAGGCAAACAGCTTCTCATCACCCGAGGGGCTCTCACCACCTTCTCGATCGCCAACGACCTGGCCAAGTACTTTGCGATCATTCCCGCACTTTTCATTACCGCCTATCCGCAACTCAAGGTGCTCAATGTCATGGGTCTCCACTCCCCCATCACCGCAATTCTCTCGGCGGTCATCTTCAACGCACTCATCATTATCGTCTTAATTCCTCTGGCATTGCGTGGGGTCAAATTCAGACCAGCCGCTGCCGGGGAGATTATCAGACGCAACGTATTCATCTATGGGGTTGGCGGGGTGATCCTACCCTTCATCGGGATCAAACTCATCGACATCATCTTGACCGTAACGAGGTTGTACTAA
- a CDS encoding potassium-transporting ATPase subunit C codes for MLTQIRRSIVLAIFFAVVLGLGYPLLETGLANVFFPSQAQGSITAYGSTEIGQHWTGTRWFHGRPDTDNDTVTGGTNLGPRSKQLLDNTKSLVAFWHTHGVDPTQELVTTSGSEVDPDISPRSALVQIPMITRSTGVGAQQLRHLIQAQTVGPQYGIFGDRYVNVLKLNEALALIEKH; via the coding sequence ATGCTGACGCAGATTCGCCGCTCGATTGTCTTGGCCATCTTCTTTGCCGTCGTCCTTGGACTCGGCTACCCATTGCTAGAGACTGGCCTCGCCAATGTCTTCTTTCCAAGCCAGGCTCAGGGTTCGATCACCGCCTATGGCTCGACTGAGATCGGCCAGCATTGGACCGGAACACGGTGGTTTCATGGTCGTCCCGACACCGACAACGACACCGTCACCGGAGGCACCAATCTCGGTCCACGATCGAAGCAACTCCTGGACAATACCAAATCGCTCGTGGCCTTTTGGCACACACACGGTGTCGACCCCACCCAGGAGCTCGTCACCACCTCAGGCAGCGAAGTGGACCCAGACATCTCACCACGAAGCGCTTTGGTTCAAATTCCGATGATCACCCGGTCAACTGGCGTTGGGGCCCAACAACTGAGGCACTTGATACAGGCGCAAACCGTCGGTCCTCAATACGGGATCTTTGGCGACCGATACGTCAACGTTCTCAAACTCAATGAAGCACTCGCGTTGATCGAGAAACACTGA
- a CDS encoding universal stress protein: MTSAAGTKGTNGGLDSSFGGDVEAAGRFRIYLGAMAGVGKTCAMLDEGWRRLQRGTDVVIGLVETHGRAHTQELIREIPVITQKVVDYQGHQFAEMDTAAVLARHPEVVLVDELAHTNIPGSGPHEKRYEDVLDLLGAGIDVIATLNVQHIESIAGAVEEMLGVRIAERVPDWVVRQADQLELIDSSPQQLRRRMLHGNIYPQPKIQAALDNFFTTQNLTALRELALRYVADETDEELIASFASRHGKKVFETRERYLVGLSLSPETPRVLRRAARMALRSKADLRSLLITPDTDISEHQACEIESLRKLSHDLGVIFLEKHGTKIVDIMVETAFEHQITQIVLGASKRSRREELLKGSIVNQVLRKVGPMGIDVHVIGIRDYDPGVSDMDDN; the protein is encoded by the coding sequence ATGACGTCGGCTGCTGGTACCAAAGGAACTAACGGCGGGCTCGATTCGTCGTTTGGCGGTGATGTCGAGGCGGCGGGTCGCTTTCGAATTTACCTGGGTGCGATGGCCGGTGTGGGTAAGACCTGTGCGATGTTGGACGAGGGCTGGCGTCGATTGCAACGAGGTACTGACGTCGTGATCGGCCTTGTGGAGACCCACGGTCGTGCTCACACCCAAGAGTTGATCCGTGAGATACCGGTAATAACTCAGAAGGTCGTCGACTACCAAGGTCATCAGTTCGCCGAGATGGACACCGCTGCGGTGCTGGCGCGTCACCCCGAGGTTGTGTTGGTCGATGAACTCGCTCACACCAACATTCCGGGCTCTGGACCCCACGAGAAGCGCTACGAGGACGTGTTGGATCTCCTGGGTGCCGGCATTGATGTGATTGCGACCCTGAATGTCCAACACATCGAAAGCATCGCTGGAGCTGTCGAGGAGATGCTCGGTGTCAGGATCGCTGAGCGAGTGCCAGATTGGGTGGTCCGCCAAGCTGATCAGCTCGAACTGATCGACTCCTCCCCTCAACAGTTGCGACGAAGAATGCTGCACGGCAACATCTATCCCCAACCAAAAATCCAGGCCGCCTTGGACAACTTCTTCACAACCCAAAACCTCACAGCGCTCCGTGAACTGGCGCTCCGCTACGTCGCCGATGAGACCGACGAAGAACTGATCGCATCGTTTGCTAGTAGGCATGGAAAAAAAGTTTTCGAGACCAGGGAGCGATACCTTGTTGGGCTGAGTCTTTCACCGGAGACACCCAGGGTGTTGCGTAGGGCTGCGCGGATGGCGCTTCGCTCCAAGGCGGACTTGCGGTCGTTGCTCATCACGCCAGACACAGATATCTCCGAACACCAAGCTTGTGAGATTGAATCGCTCAGAAAGTTGAGCCACGACCTTGGTGTGATCTTCCTGGAAAAACACGGAACGAAGATCGTAGACATCATGGTAGAGACGGCCTTCGAGCACCAAATCACCCAGATTGTTCTTGGCGCCTCGAAGCGATCGAGACGAGAAGAGCTTCTCAAAGGTTCGATCGTGAACCAAGTACTTCGAAAGGTTGGCCCCATGGGTATCGATGTGCATGTGATCGGTATTCGGGACTACGATCCGGGGGTGTCCGACATGGACGATAACTGA
- a CDS encoding ATP-binding protein, with translation MRTARLRASRSSAFGAGLSVILIGIFSIALIPLRAHIPPASIALILVVPLVASIAAGGIAAGVVATILGFGAYDLFFIPPYNTLAVGTASNWIPLAVYVLVGFVTVLIDRRFRLQRERAIYHAQILERLAALPAALISEHEVEEIWQTTTEQIARLVDLQGAMVLRADNQLLRPANVVGDPQLGSAIAAAFVGTNGVAKIGEARVEGFCVRSFALTTPANNFGLLIVWNDHFPAVLVRALEVAASQISAALERTQLQETRIKLNTLQQIDGWRASLLRTVSHDLLTPLAGIKTATTTLADFGDQLEEIEQDQLFETMLSQIDRSIQLVGDLLNVTRIEAGAFELQYQEVDLVSVVRQVATGIDFLSVGSRLDLVFSEGLSPIKADPGLLREVIWNLLDNAVRHSPIGAPVQVILETNSDTASIQVRDSGQLEGGADELQLFDWFHAVGNSGRSGLGLAIARSFVEAHHGRLTVSPSPVGTIFTVELPLSQ, from the coding sequence ATGCGCACAGCTAGATTACGAGCAAGCCGATCATCGGCTTTTGGGGCTGGACTCAGCGTCATCCTCATTGGGATATTTTCAATCGCTCTCATCCCTTTGCGCGCCCATATACCACCAGCCTCCATCGCTCTCATCCTTGTGGTTCCATTGGTTGCGAGCATCGCTGCTGGAGGTATTGCTGCCGGTGTTGTCGCCACCATTCTCGGTTTTGGTGCTTATGACCTATTCTTTATTCCCCCGTACAACACGCTAGCGGTAGGTACCGCATCGAACTGGATCCCGTTGGCGGTTTACGTCCTCGTAGGGTTCGTCACCGTGCTGATCGACCGACGCTTTCGACTCCAACGCGAACGCGCGATCTACCATGCACAGATTCTCGAACGACTCGCTGCCTTACCTGCGGCGTTGATCAGCGAGCATGAGGTTGAAGAGATTTGGCAAACCACCACTGAACAGATCGCTAGGCTTGTCGACCTACAAGGAGCGATGGTGTTGCGAGCGGACAACCAGCTGCTTCGGCCAGCCAATGTTGTTGGCGACCCACAGCTGGGGTCCGCGATCGCCGCTGCCTTTGTCGGCACCAATGGAGTGGCAAAGATCGGTGAGGCTAGGGTTGAAGGATTCTGTGTTCGTTCATTCGCACTCACAACTCCAGCAAATAATTTCGGGTTGCTCATCGTCTGGAACGATCACTTTCCCGCGGTGTTGGTGCGAGCGCTCGAGGTTGCTGCGAGCCAAATCTCGGCCGCACTCGAACGGACCCAACTCCAAGAGACCCGCATCAAACTCAACACCCTGCAACAGATCGATGGCTGGCGTGCCTCACTCTTGCGGACCGTCTCTCATGATCTATTGACACCCCTCGCAGGAATCAAAACAGCGACCACCACGCTGGCCGACTTTGGGGATCAGCTCGAGGAGATCGAACAAGACCAGCTCTTTGAGACTATGTTGAGTCAAATCGATCGCTCTATCCAACTGGTCGGTGATCTCTTGAACGTCACGCGAATCGAGGCTGGCGCCTTTGAACTACAGTATCAAGAGGTTGACCTTGTATCGGTGGTGAGACAGGTGGCAACTGGTATCGACTTTCTCTCGGTTGGATCAAGACTCGACCTCGTGTTTTCCGAAGGCCTATCACCAATCAAGGCTGACCCTGGTTTATTGCGCGAGGTAATCTGGAATCTTCTCGACAACGCCGTGCGTCACTCCCCCATAGGTGCACCGGTACAGGTGATTCTCGAGACCAACTCGGACACGGCTAGCATCCAGGTGCGTGACTCAGGACAACTCGAAGGGGGTGCCGATGAGCTGCAACTCTTCGACTGGTTCCATGCCGTTGGCAACAGTGGTCGAAGCGGCCTTGGTTTGGCGATCGCCCGCTCCTTTGTTGAGGCTCATCACGGGCGGTTGACCGTCTCGCCAAGCCCAGTCGGGACAATCTTTACCGTGGAATTACCATTATCGCAATGA
- a CDS encoding response regulator transcription factor produces MSSILIIDDDPALSRVLRIGLTAAGYDVTVELRGLDGLARVIQDRPDLLVVDLGLPDVDGVGLVAELRRYHKKGLVVLSAAGDEQTKIKALDRGADDYVTKPFGLGEFEARLRALERRIEPLTPTQSLLEAAPNLTIDLARRVVLCVDQGEIRLTPREFDLLRFLVQNRNRLCTHQLLLTNVWGPGYDDPHHVRVYVNRLRRKLGPASQYLRSRASMGYIWDDGKP; encoded by the coding sequence ATGAGTTCGATACTCATCATCGACGACGATCCAGCCCTGTCCCGCGTACTTCGGATCGGCTTGACGGCGGCCGGCTACGATGTGACCGTCGAGCTTAGAGGTCTCGACGGACTCGCGCGCGTCATCCAAGATCGCCCTGATCTCTTGGTGGTCGACCTAGGTCTACCCGATGTCGATGGCGTCGGGCTCGTGGCTGAGCTGCGCCGTTACCACAAAAAAGGACTCGTCGTTCTCTCCGCCGCAGGCGACGAACAAACCAAAATCAAGGCCCTTGACCGCGGAGCTGACGATTACGTGACCAAACCCTTTGGCCTCGGCGAGTTCGAGGCTCGGCTCCGCGCTCTGGAACGCAGGATAGAGCCGTTGACCCCAACGCAATCACTACTGGAAGCTGCACCCAACCTGACAATCGATCTGGCAAGGCGCGTTGTTCTTTGCGTAGACCAAGGAGAGATCCGTCTAACACCGCGCGAGTTCGACCTGCTCCGCTTTCTCGTGCAAAATCGTAATCGGCTCTGCACCCACCAACTGCTCCTCACCAACGTCTGGGGACCCGGATACGATGATCCCCACCATGTTCGCGTTTACGTTAACCGCCTACGACGCAAACTTGGACCCGCGAGTCAGTACCTTCGCTCCCGGGCAAGTATGGGTTACATCTGGGACGATGGCAAGCCCTAA
- a CDS encoding ferritin-like domain-containing protein, whose product MAVSSRSIIGRSARVDIEGIDFDAFVTKPLAPEILRCLRYMCDVESHTICYLREILATSAHRDPDVTAFLACWNYEEFWHGEMLGKVLELHQEPGAKASAQSLRRERKWLDEIRLLTFNIGSLIADDFVAIQMCWGAINELTAQAAYSRMITKAEHPVLSELVRRIMKQEGRHLDFYEREARRRLEGNRRAQRLARFALTKFWAPVGSGVVPDSEVSHMAHYLFSDEDGLMAAERVDRKFSRLPGLSNLTLLTDAARKGSLAVAK is encoded by the coding sequence ATGGCAGTATCCAGTCGTTCAATCATCGGTCGATCGGCTCGAGTAGATATCGAAGGAATCGACTTCGATGCCTTTGTGACGAAGCCACTTGCACCAGAGATACTCCGGTGTCTCCGGTATATGTGCGACGTCGAGAGCCACACGATCTGCTATCTCCGGGAAATTCTCGCGACGAGTGCACATCGGGACCCCGATGTGACCGCTTTCCTCGCCTGTTGGAACTACGAGGAGTTTTGGCATGGTGAAATGCTTGGGAAGGTGCTCGAATTGCACCAGGAGCCCGGAGCGAAGGCCTCGGCACAGAGTCTTCGACGGGAGCGCAAATGGCTGGACGAGATCCGCCTGTTGACCTTCAACATCGGTTCGCTTATCGCTGATGATTTTGTGGCGATTCAGATGTGCTGGGGAGCGATCAACGAACTGACGGCGCAGGCTGCGTACTCACGCATGATTACCAAGGCCGAGCACCCAGTGTTGAGTGAATTGGTTCGCCGAATCATGAAACAGGAGGGTCGTCATCTCGATTTCTATGAACGTGAGGCTCGTCGGCGACTAGAGGGCAATCGACGCGCACAACGTCTTGCTCGCTTTGCCTTGACAAAGTTTTGGGCTCCGGTTGGCAGTGGTGTTGTACCAGACAGCGAAGTCTCTCACATGGCACACTACCTGTTCTCTGATGAGGATGGGCTTATGGCAGCCGAACGCGTTGACCGCAAGTTCTCTCGCCTTCCGGGATTGTCCAATCTTACGCTCCTCACGGATGCGGCACGTAAGGGTTCGTTGGCTGTCGCCAAGTAA
- a CDS encoding tyrosine-protein phosphatase: MRSAQPSDPRVPLDGPLNFRDLGGYRTQNGQRLRQAMIYRSDDLAQLARDDIARLTPLGLRTVIDLRSDEEVKRRGYFPVDRYPHQVDYYHLPLVEDVIGVRGVGVDDQAYLDSRYQYLLDRGSSAIAQAFHIFACPQRYPLVFHCVAGKDRTGVLSALLLAMLGVPDATIASDYQLTDRATQEWMDRLAQQHPEERAVMNDVPSILFTANPQTILRLLSNLRARSGSIEAWLLGLDVTHEELDSIRGILLEAVV, translated from the coding sequence GTGAGGAGCGCACAACCATCCGATCCACGAGTACCGCTTGATGGGCCTCTGAACTTTCGGGACCTGGGCGGTTACCGCACCCAAAACGGACAGAGACTGCGTCAAGCGATGATTTATCGATCGGATGATCTAGCGCAACTCGCTCGTGACGATATTGCGCGTCTGACCCCTCTTGGCCTTCGAACCGTGATCGATCTTCGCAGTGACGAAGAGGTTAAGCGCCGTGGTTACTTTCCTGTCGATCGTTACCCTCATCAGGTTGACTACTATCACCTACCCCTGGTCGAAGACGTCATCGGAGTGCGTGGAGTTGGTGTCGACGATCAAGCGTATCTGGATTCGAGATATCAGTACCTACTCGACAGGGGATCGAGCGCGATCGCTCAAGCCTTTCACATCTTTGCCTGCCCGCAACGCTATCCACTCGTTTTCCATTGCGTTGCTGGAAAGGATAGGACTGGGGTTCTCAGCGCGCTCCTCTTGGCGATGCTTGGTGTTCCTGATGCGACGATAGCCAGCGATTATCAACTGACTGATCGAGCGACACAGGAGTGGATGGACCGATTAGCTCAACAGCACCCCGAAGAACGAGCGGTCATGAATGACGTCCCCTCAATCCTCTTCACGGCTAATCCTCAAACTATTCTTCGCTTGCTCTCGAACCTTCGAGCGCGATCCGGATCGATTGAGGCTTGGCTTCTTGGTCTTGATGTCACCCATGAAGAGCTTGATTCGATTCGGGGGATCCTACTAGAGGCTGTAGTCTGA